In Streptomyces sp. P3, one DNA window encodes the following:
- a CDS encoding RDD family protein, giving the protein MSAPTPAPGDDRPREGYYPDPSIPGYVRYWNGSAWVPGTSRPAPTGGRPLTAPSDASAALVEETGPHFFDEDPAPAGPAPANPYGGHPEPAPAWGADRSHQSGFGGDQDRRVSWGAPPAADPRVPSPAQVQPEGVSTSTDGTTTIPPAEPESGAGAGEVVSGGTFVFRRPAAGGGAAGPAAAPAGPAPSAPVGHTPDQGTVTFRPPAPRTGGPDGHHPPGLQGPTTAPAAGAAPASPGFGAGKAAADRASSAPGPGVRAPQGPAQIPSPQSPAQAAATPAPQGPGFPPAPSAARPAPAPPSAPSAPQPPAPGVPHQPAGPGAGAVPPALMAAGSGGGQPSWAQQVHRLTGAEDGPVAPWKPPVDDIFQAAARRQAEARPAGLGKRLAARLVDTLVLAAVTAGAALPLGVRALDHVDEKIDAAKLSGETVTVWLLDGTTSVYLGIVLAVLLVFGILYEALPTAKWGRTLGKKLLGLQVRDIEGGEPPSYGAALRRWLVYSVPGLLGVGLVGVLWGLFDRPWRQCWHDKAAHTFVAG; this is encoded by the coding sequence ATGAGCGCCCCAACCCCGGCACCCGGCGACGACAGGCCCCGCGAGGGGTACTACCCGGACCCGTCCATCCCTGGATACGTCCGGTACTGGAACGGTTCCGCCTGGGTACCGGGCACCAGCCGGCCGGCGCCCACCGGCGGCCGCCCGCTCACGGCTCCGTCCGACGCGTCCGCGGCCCTCGTGGAGGAGACCGGCCCGCACTTCTTCGACGAGGACCCCGCACCGGCCGGTCCCGCACCGGCGAACCCGTACGGCGGCCACCCGGAGCCCGCCCCCGCGTGGGGCGCCGACCGCTCGCACCAGTCCGGCTTCGGCGGCGACCAGGACCGACGGGTCTCCTGGGGCGCCCCGCCGGCCGCCGACCCGAGGGTACCCTCGCCCGCCCAGGTCCAGCCCGAGGGCGTCTCGACGAGCACCGACGGCACGACGACGATCCCGCCCGCGGAGCCGGAGTCCGGCGCGGGCGCCGGGGAGGTGGTCTCCGGGGGCACGTTCGTCTTCCGCCGGCCTGCCGCGGGCGGCGGGGCAGCGGGGCCGGCCGCGGCACCGGCCGGCCCGGCCCCCTCCGCTCCCGTCGGCCACACCCCGGACCAGGGCACGGTCACCTTCCGCCCGCCGGCCCCGCGCACGGGCGGGCCCGACGGGCACCACCCGCCCGGCCTCCAGGGCCCGACGACCGCACCCGCAGCCGGCGCGGCCCCCGCGTCCCCCGGATTCGGAGCCGGCAAGGCGGCGGCCGACCGGGCGTCGTCCGCACCGGGACCGGGCGTCCGGGCTCCGCAGGGACCCGCGCAGATCCCGTCCCCGCAGAGCCCCGCGCAGGCCGCGGCGACGCCCGCCCCGCAGGGCCCCGGGTTCCCGCCCGCACCCTCCGCGGCGCGGCCCGCCCCCGCGCCGCCGTCGGCCCCGTCAGCACCTCAGCCGCCCGCTCCGGGCGTGCCCCACCAGCCCGCAGGCCCGGGCGCCGGCGCCGTGCCTCCCGCCCTGATGGCCGCGGGGTCCGGGGGCGGCCAGCCCTCCTGGGCGCAGCAGGTGCACCGGCTCACCGGCGCCGAGGACGGACCCGTCGCGCCCTGGAAGCCGCCGGTCGACGACATCTTCCAGGCGGCCGCCCGGCGTCAGGCCGAGGCCCGGCCCGCGGGCCTGGGCAAGCGGCTGGCCGCCCGTCTCGTGGACACGCTCGTCCTCGCGGCCGTCACCGCGGGCGCCGCCCTGCCGCTCGGTGTGCGGGCCCTCGACCACGTCGACGAGAAGATCGACGCGGCCAAGCTGAGCGGAGAGACCGTCACCGTCTGGCTGCTGGACGGCACGACGTCGGTGTACCTGGGGATCGTCCTCGCCGTCCTGCTGGTGTTCGGGATCCTCTACGAGGCGCTGCCGACCGCCAAGTGGGGCCGCACGCTGGGCAAGAAGCTGCTCGGTCTCCAGGTGCGCGACATCGAGGGGGGCGAGCCGCCGTCCTACGGGGCGGCCCTGCGCCGCTGGTTGGTCTACAGCGTGCCCGGGCTGCTCGGCGTCGGCCTGGTGGGCGTCCTGTGGGGCCTGTTCGACAGGCCGTGGCGTCAGTGCTGGCACGACAAGGCGGCGCACACGTTCGTCGCCGGCTGA
- a CDS encoding Mov34/MPN/PAD-1 family protein has translation MLTITQDLHDRIVAHARKDHPDEACGVVAGPAGTDRPERFVPMLNAAMSPTFYEFDSGDLLKLYREMDDRDEEPVIIYHSHTATEAYPSRTDISYANEPGAHYVLVSTADTDGLGEFQFRSFRIVDGVVTEEDVRVTEAR, from the coding sequence ATGCTGACCATCACCCAGGACCTGCACGACCGGATCGTCGCCCACGCGCGCAAGGACCACCCCGACGAGGCGTGCGGCGTGGTCGCGGGCCCGGCGGGCACGGACCGCCCCGAGCGCTTCGTGCCGATGCTGAACGCGGCCATGTCCCCCACGTTCTACGAGTTCGACTCGGGCGACCTGCTGAAGCTGTACCGCGAGATGGACGACCGCGACGAGGAGCCGGTGATCATCTACCACTCCCACACCGCGACCGAGGCCTACCCCTCCCGCACCGACATCTCCTACGCCAACGAGCCCGGCGCGCACTACGTCCTGGTCTCCACCGCCGACACCGACGGCCTCGGCGAGTTCCAGTTCCGCTCGTTCCGCATCGTGGACGGGGTGGTCACGGAGGAGGACGTCCGGGTGACGGAGGCGCGCTGA
- a CDS encoding DUF2017 domain-containing protein, translating into MPGHFEPLPGGGAAVALDDVEISIIRSLAVQLLELIGPGPAEDAPDDPLAELFAEGPSEPPADPVLRRLFPDAYTDPQATADPREADEQKEHSAEFRRYTENDLRAGKRENALTVVRSLDTLASEAAAGGGTVLKLTPQESQQWLRALNDLRLAIGSRLEITDEEDTDLLYRLPDEDPRKPMVMAYLWLGGLQETLVTTLLP; encoded by the coding sequence ATGCCTGGACACTTCGAACCGCTCCCCGGCGGCGGCGCGGCCGTCGCGCTCGACGACGTCGAGATCTCCATCATCCGGTCGCTGGCCGTGCAGCTCCTGGAGCTGATCGGCCCGGGCCCCGCCGAGGACGCCCCCGACGACCCGCTCGCCGAGCTCTTCGCCGAGGGGCCGAGCGAGCCGCCCGCCGATCCCGTGCTCAGAAGGCTGTTCCCGGACGCCTACACCGACCCGCAGGCCACTGCGGACCCGCGGGAGGCGGACGAGCAGAAGGAGCACTCCGCCGAGTTCCGCCGGTACACGGAGAACGACCTGCGGGCCGGCAAGCGGGAGAACGCCCTCACCGTGGTCCGCTCGCTGGACACGCTGGCCTCCGAGGCGGCCGCCGGGGGCGGGACGGTGCTGAAGCTGACGCCGCAGGAGTCCCAGCAGTGGCTGCGGGCGCTCAACGACCTGCGGCTGGCGATCGGCTCCCGGCTGGAGATCACCGACGAGGAGGACACCGACCTTCTCTACCGGCTGCCGGACGAGGACCCCCGCAAGCCGATGGTGATGGCGTACCTGTGGCTGGGCGGCCTCCAGGAGACCCTGGTGACGACCCTGCTGCCGTAG
- a CDS encoding immune inhibitor A domain-containing protein, producing MTSRSWTFRTAATVVALAAATATFTTFAVAQAAENNSAQSPAAGRHDPQPAKARQHDFDGPLSKTQEAQREEALKEVIAGRTSVKDRHGSKVVQLKSKKGDGKYVELGREKTDKIFTILVEFGDQVDSRYGGTPGPLHNQIAKPDRKQDNSTAWQADYDQKHFQDLYFGTGKNAESLKKYYEKQSSGRYSVDGEVTDWVKVPYNEARYGSNKANTGAWYAVQDGVNAWVAEREAAGDTAAEIKAELAQYDQWDRYDFDGDGDFNEPDGYIDHFQIVHAGEDESAGGGAQGEDAIWAHRWYAFGTDAGSTGPDTNRLGGTQVGDTGIWVGDYTIQPENGGLGVYAHEYGHDLGLPDEYDTSGGGENSTGFWTLMSSGSWLGTGKETIGDLPGDMNAWDKLQLGWLDYDVATAGKKSNHTLGVAEYNTKNPQALIVQLPDKTVTTEVVAPAQGATQWWSGSGNDLRNSLSRSVDLTGKSAASLTLDGWWDIEADFDYLYTEVSTDGGANWTPVDGKLADGSAITRDGSGKPALTGSVAAYQKLTYSLDAYAGKKVDLRFRYQSDGGVALKGFAADEITVTADGATLFSDNAESQDTAWTANGFSRIGASITDDYPQYYIAENRQYTSYDKTLKVGPYNFGFSTTRPSWVEHYPYQNGLLIWKWDTSQADDNTSQHNGTGLILPVDAHPTPMKWADGTYMNSRIQSFDSTFGRAATDAFTLHKAGVATKVKSRIGIPVFDDGTSTYWDPKTPLAGVKVTDTNTRIKIVKEPADGSTISLQVGPSAK from the coding sequence GTGACCAGTAGATCCTGGACGTTCCGCACGGCCGCCACGGTCGTCGCACTCGCGGCGGCCACGGCGACGTTCACGACGTTCGCCGTGGCGCAGGCCGCCGAGAACAACTCGGCGCAGTCCCCGGCGGCGGGCCGGCACGACCCGCAGCCGGCCAAGGCCCGCCAGCACGACTTCGACGGGCCGCTCAGCAAGACGCAGGAGGCGCAGCGCGAGGAGGCGCTCAAGGAGGTCATAGCCGGCCGGACGTCGGTCAAGGACCGCCACGGCTCGAAGGTCGTCCAGCTCAAGAGCAAGAAGGGCGACGGCAAGTACGTCGAACTCGGCCGCGAGAAGACCGACAAGATCTTCACGATCCTCGTCGAGTTCGGCGACCAGGTCGACAGCCGCTACGGCGGCACGCCCGGCCCGCTGCACAACCAGATAGCCAAGCCGGACCGCAAGCAGGACAACTCCACGGCCTGGCAGGCGGACTACGACCAGAAGCACTTCCAGGACCTGTACTTCGGCACCGGCAAGAACGCCGAGTCGCTCAAGAAGTACTACGAGAAGCAGTCCTCGGGCCGCTACTCGGTCGACGGCGAGGTGACCGACTGGGTCAAGGTCCCCTACAACGAGGCCCGCTACGGCTCCAACAAGGCCAACACCGGCGCCTGGTACGCGGTCCAGGACGGCGTCAACGCCTGGGTCGCCGAGCGCGAGGCCGCCGGTGACACGGCCGCCGAGATCAAGGCGGAGCTGGCTCAGTACGACCAGTGGGACCGCTACGACTTCGACGGCGACGGCGACTTCAACGAGCCCGACGGCTACATCGACCACTTCCAGATCGTGCACGCCGGCGAGGACGAGTCCGCGGGCGGCGGCGCCCAGGGCGAGGACGCCATCTGGGCCCACCGCTGGTACGCCTTCGGCACCGACGCCGGCTCCACCGGCCCGGACACCAACAGGCTCGGCGGCACCCAGGTCGGCGACACCGGCATCTGGGTCGGCGACTACACCATCCAGCCGGAGAACGGCGGCCTCGGTGTCTACGCGCACGAGTACGGCCACGACCTCGGCCTGCCGGACGAGTACGACACCTCCGGCGGCGGCGAGAACTCCACCGGCTTCTGGACGCTGATGTCCTCCGGTTCCTGGCTGGGCACCGGCAAGGAGACCATCGGTGACCTGCCCGGCGACATGAACGCCTGGGACAAGCTGCAGCTGGGCTGGCTCGACTACGACGTCGCCACGGCCGGCAAGAAGTCGAACCACACGCTGGGCGTCGCGGAGTACAACACCAAGAACCCGCAGGCCCTCATCGTCCAGCTGCCCGACAAGACGGTCACCACCGAAGTGGTCGCCCCGGCGCAGGGTGCGACGCAGTGGTGGAGCGGCAGCGGCAACGACCTGCGCAACTCCCTGTCCCGCTCGGTCGACCTGACCGGCAAGTCCGCCGCGAGCCTCACCCTCGACGGCTGGTGGGACATCGAGGCCGACTTCGACTACCTCTACACCGAGGTGTCCACCGACGGCGGCGCCAACTGGACGCCGGTCGACGGCAAGCTGGCCGACGGCAGCGCCATCACCCGTGACGGCAGCGGCAAGCCCGCCCTCACCGGCTCGGTCGCGGCCTACCAGAAGCTGACGTACTCGCTGGACGCCTACGCGGGCAAGAAGGTCGACCTGCGCTTCCGTTACCAGAGCGACGGCGGCGTGGCCCTGAAGGGCTTCGCGGCCGACGAGATCACGGTGACCGCGGACGGCGCGACCCTCTTCTCCGACAACGCCGAGTCCCAGGACACCGCCTGGACGGCGAACGGCTTCTCCCGCATCGGCGCGTCCATCACGGACGACTACCCGCAGTACTACATCGCCGAGAACCGCCAGTACACGTCGTACGACAAGACCCTCAAGGTCGGCCCGTACAACTTCGGCTTCTCGACGACCCGTCCGTCCTGGGTCGAGCACTACCCGTACCAGAACGGCCTGCTGATCTGGAAGTGGGACACCTCGCAGGCGGACGACAACACCAGCCAGCACAACGGCACGGGCCTGATCCTGCCCGTCGACGCGCACCCGACGCCGATGAAGTGGGCCGACGGCACGTACATGAACAGCCGGATCCAGTCCTTCGACTCGACCTTCGGCCGCGCCGCGACCGACGCGTTCACGCTGCACAAGGCGGGCGTCGCGACCAAGGTCAAGTCGCGCATCGGCATCCCGGTCTTCGACGACGGCACGTCCACGTACTGGGACCCGAAGACCCCGCTCGCGGGCGTGAAGGTCACTGACACCAACACCCGCATCAAGATCGTCAAGGAGCCGGCGGACGGCTCGACGATCAGCCTGCAGGTCGGACCGTCGGCGAAGTAG
- a CDS encoding RDD family protein, which translates to MTNEPPPGSGGGEPPEDDPLRKRPPRQPPHDQGPPPYGQGQGSPYDAPRDPYSGASGGGGPYGGGPYGGGGDDPYGGYPADPLAGMPPLADSGRRTLARIIDMVLVFVVVSLLAWAFGVAQYTVDADRIEFGKTFGRELVAAILYVAYDTVLTARTGQTLGKRWLGMRVADLDNGSTPSAQTSLVRALVLWVPFAFCCACLWTAVCGGWSYFDKPYKQGLHDKAAKTVVVGTR; encoded by the coding sequence ATGACCAACGAACCGCCTCCCGGCTCCGGCGGCGGCGAGCCGCCGGAGGACGACCCGCTCAGGAAGCGGCCCCCGCGGCAGCCCCCGCACGACCAGGGGCCGCCCCCGTACGGCCAGGGACAGGGCTCGCCGTACGACGCCCCGCGGGACCCGTACTCGGGCGCGTCGGGCGGCGGCGGACCTTACGGCGGTGGACCTTACGGAGGCGGCGGGGACGACCCCTACGGCGGTTACCCGGCGGATCCGCTCGCCGGTATGCCGCCGCTCGCCGACAGCGGCCGGCGCACGCTGGCCCGGATCATCGACATGGTCCTCGTCTTCGTCGTGGTGTCGCTGCTGGCGTGGGCCTTCGGGGTGGCGCAGTACACCGTGGACGCGGACCGGATCGAGTTCGGCAAGACCTTCGGCCGGGAGCTCGTCGCCGCGATCCTGTACGTCGCGTACGACACGGTCCTCACCGCCAGGACGGGGCAGACGCTGGGCAAGAGGTGGCTCGGCATGCGGGTGGCCGACCTCGACAACGGCTCGACGCCCTCCGCGCAGACGTCTTTGGTGCGAGCGCTGGTGCTGTGGGTGCCGTTCGCGTTCTGCTGCGCCTGTCTGTGGACGGCGGTCTGCGGCGGCTGGAGCTACTTCGACAAGCCCTACAAGCAGGGCCTGCACGACAAGGCGGCCAAGACGGTGGTGGTCGGCACCCGTTGA
- the clpS gene encoding ATP-dependent Clp protease adapter ClpS, producing the protein MGLVTSPAPLEIERTESAEEVFAVPEPDVPWVTIVHNDPVNLMSYVTYVFQAYFGYSKDKATKLMLDVHHKGRAVVSSGSREEMERDVQAMHGYGLWATLQQDRK; encoded by the coding sequence ATGGGCCTTGTGACGTCACCCGCTCCCCTTGAGATCGAACGCACCGAGTCGGCGGAGGAGGTCTTCGCCGTACCCGAGCCGGACGTCCCCTGGGTCACGATCGTCCACAACGACCCGGTCAACCTCATGAGCTACGTGACGTACGTCTTCCAGGCGTACTTCGGCTACTCCAAGGACAAGGCCACCAAGCTCATGCTCGACGTCCACCACAAGGGCCGGGCGGTCGTCTCCAGCGGTTCCCGCGAGGAGATGGAACGCGACGTGCAGGCCATGCACGGGTACGGCCTGTGGGCCACCCTCCAGCAGGACCGGAAGTAG
- a CDS encoding amino acid permease — MSSEKVTDTAVTDTPEEGYERGLGSRQVQMIAIGGAIGVGLFLGAGANIAKAGPSLIVMYALAGAIVFFIMRALGELLLYRPVSGSFAEYSREFLGPFFGYFTGWTYWLMWVVTGMAELTAAAIYVNYWFPAVPRWVTALAFLVILFGVNLISVKVFGELEFWFSMVKVTALIGMIVIGLGVLTFGFSSAGDTAAVSNLWAFDGFFPKGVGSSLMTLQGVMFAYLAVELVGVTAGESENPEKTLPKAINTLPWRIALFYVGALTVILCVVKWTEFAPGVSPFVAAFAKIGIPAGAGIVNFVVLTAALSSCNSGMYSTGRMLRNLADSGEAPAVFRRLSSSKTPAFGITISVLFMGIGVILNYVVPEKAFGYVTSVATAAGIWTWLMILVSHVLYRRAVVAGRLPASGFPAPGGSAFSWVAIVFLLFVTGLIAYDADSRVCLYVMAGWAAALGVGWAVLKSRNPQVTTRREPEFEKVG, encoded by the coding sequence ATGTCCTCTGAGAAGGTCACTGACACCGCCGTCACTGACACTCCCGAAGAGGGGTACGAACGCGGGCTCGGCAGCCGCCAGGTCCAGATGATCGCGATCGGCGGCGCCATCGGCGTCGGTCTCTTCCTGGGCGCCGGGGCGAACATCGCCAAGGCCGGTCCCAGTCTCATCGTGATGTACGCCCTCGCCGGCGCGATCGTCTTCTTCATCATGCGGGCGCTCGGCGAGCTGCTGCTCTACCGCCCGGTGTCGGGCTCGTTCGCGGAGTACTCCCGCGAGTTCCTCGGCCCGTTCTTCGGGTACTTCACCGGCTGGACGTACTGGCTGATGTGGGTCGTCACCGGCATGGCCGAGCTGACGGCCGCCGCGATCTACGTCAACTACTGGTTCCCGGCCGTTCCCCGGTGGGTCACGGCCCTGGCCTTCCTGGTGATCCTCTTCGGGGTGAACCTGATCTCCGTGAAGGTGTTCGGAGAGCTCGAGTTCTGGTTCTCGATGGTCAAGGTCACCGCGCTGATCGGCATGATCGTCATCGGTCTGGGCGTCCTCACCTTCGGCTTCAGCTCGGCCGGCGACACGGCCGCGGTGTCCAACCTGTGGGCCTTCGACGGCTTCTTCCCCAAGGGCGTCGGCTCGTCCCTGATGACCCTGCAGGGCGTCATGTTCGCCTACCTCGCGGTCGAGCTGGTCGGCGTCACGGCCGGCGAGTCGGAGAACCCGGAGAAGACCCTTCCGAAGGCCATCAACACGCTGCCGTGGCGGATCGCGCTGTTCTACGTCGGCGCGCTCACCGTCATCCTGTGCGTGGTGAAGTGGACCGAGTTCGCGCCCGGCGTCTCGCCCTTCGTCGCGGCCTTCGCGAAGATCGGCATTCCGGCGGGCGCGGGCATCGTCAACTTCGTCGTGCTGACGGCCGCGCTGTCCTCCTGCAACTCCGGCATGTACTCGACCGGCCGCATGCTGCGCAACCTGGCCGACAGCGGCGAGGCCCCGGCGGTGTTCCGCCGGCTGTCCTCGTCCAAGACGCCGGCCTTCGGCATCACGATCTCGGTGCTGTTCATGGGCATCGGCGTGATCCTCAACTACGTCGTCCCGGAGAAGGCCTTCGGCTACGTCACCTCCGTCGCCACCGCGGCCGGCATCTGGACCTGGCTGATGATCCTGGTCAGCCACGTCCTGTACCGCCGTGCGGTGGTCGCGGGCCGGCTGCCCGCGTCCGGCTTCCCGGCCCCGGGCGGCTCGGCGTTCAGCTGGGTGGCCATCGTGTTCCTGCTCTTCGTCACCGGCCTGATCGCGTACGACGCCGACTCGCGGGTCTGTCTGTACGTGATGGCCGGCTGGGCTGCCGCCCTCGGTGTCGGCTGGGCGGTCCTCAAGAGCCGCAACCCGCAGGTCACCACCCGGCGCGAGCCGGAGTTCGAGAAGGTCGGCTGA
- a CDS encoding SsgA family sporulation/cell division regulator: protein MQHTVVERELELRLILSPERAVPVPARLGYRSDDPFAVHVTFHINSAQPVGWTFARELLVEGVFRPCGYGDVRVWPTKSEGRSVVLMALSSPDGDALLEAPAAQVSAWLERTLRVVPPGAEGDRLGIDDGLAELLAPTPADDLWLSDPWPSDESRDGE from the coding sequence ATGCAGCACACCGTGGTGGAGCGCGAGCTGGAACTCAGACTGATCCTGTCGCCGGAGCGTGCCGTCCCGGTGCCGGCCCGGCTCGGCTACCGCAGCGACGACCCGTTCGCGGTACACGTGACCTTCCACATCAACTCCGCGCAGCCGGTGGGCTGGACGTTCGCCCGCGAGCTGCTGGTGGAGGGCGTGTTCCGGCCGTGCGGCTACGGGGACGTACGCGTGTGGCCGACCAAGTCGGAGGGGCGCAGCGTGGTGCTGATGGCGCTGAGCTCGCCCGACGGCGACGCCCTGCTGGAGGCGCCGGCGGCCCAGGTCTCGGCCTGGCTGGAGCGGACGCTGCGGGTGGTGCCCCCGGGCGCCGAGGGCGACCGGCTCGGCATCGACGACGGGCTGGCCGAGCTGCTCGCCCCGACGCCCGCGGACGACCTGTGGCTGAGCGACCCGTGGCCGTCGGACGAGTCCCGGGACGGTGAGTGA